A genomic window from Pseudomonadales bacterium includes:
- the scpB gene encoding SMC-Scp complex subunit ScpB, with protein MSQFDKVQLKKIVEGLLLASNEPLSVKRIAEVFADQEVFGDAEKPDAEEIQAAIEEIAADCRDHGFELKEVATGWRYQVRQEFALWVGRLWEEKPVRYSRAILETLALIAYRQPITRGDIEEIRGVAVSTAIIKTLMERQWVRIVGHRDVPGRPALYATTRQFLDYFNLKSLDELPSLSEIRDIDKINAELDFGQDQQVIEALAPRLAEQAGGEMVDDAEETVEQISQDPATDIDTAPVLH; from the coding sequence ATGAGTCAATTTGATAAAGTACAGCTTAAGAAAATTGTGGAAGGTTTGTTGCTTGCCAGCAATGAACCGCTCTCTGTTAAACGCATTGCAGAAGTGTTTGCTGACCAAGAAGTGTTTGGTGATGCAGAAAAACCAGATGCTGAAGAAATTCAAGCAGCGATTGAAGAAATTGCGGCTGATTGCCGAGACCACGGCTTTGAGTTGAAAGAAGTGGCAACGGGTTGGCGCTATCAAGTGCGGCAGGAATTTGCATTGTGGGTAGGGCGTTTGTGGGAAGAAAAACCGGTTCGCTACTCGCGCGCAATTTTGGAAACGCTGGCGTTGATTGCCTATCGTCAGCCGATTACACGCGGTGATATCGAAGAAATTCGTGGTGTAGCGGTAAGTACCGCCATCATAAAAACACTGATGGAAAGGCAGTGGGTGCGTATCGTTGGGCATCGTGATGTGCCGGGTCGCCCTGCGCTGTATGCCACTACGCGTCAATTTTTAGATTATTTCAATCTCAAAAGTTTGGATGAGTTGCCATCGTTAAGTGAAATTCGCGATATCGATAAAATCAATGCTGAACTGGATTTTGGTCAAGACCAGCAAGTCATAGAAGCTTTAGCGCCGCGTCTTGCAGAGCAGGCAGGTGGCGAGATGGTTGACGATGCTGAGGAAACGGTTGAGCAGATATCGCAAGATCCTGCTACTGATATTGATACTGCACCGGTGCTGCACTGA
- a CDS encoding pseudouridine synthase: MSEHKGKSTRGTDKAKPASRTSSKAKPAAEKKPHKQTSERKKPAVATTTVATEKLQKLLARAGFGSRRELETWIAEGRVTINDKVAGLGDRATLNDKIGVDGKPISSTRLAGPRVRVLLYNKPIGEICTRSDPEGRPTIFEHLPTLEKGRWIAVGRLDINTSGLLILTSDGELANKLMHPSAQIDREYLVRVMGAVDNDMLQRLRDGVELDDGMARFTDVGLLHKDESESINRWYCCTLMEGRNREVRRMWESQGLRVSRLKRVRFGPVTLANKLPEGRWQELTPGEMAILYQEAGLPVPPISALTPADKEVMKREQRKPMRSRASAEKISGRKPRRTI; the protein is encoded by the coding sequence ATGTCTGAACATAAAGGTAAGTCTACTCGCGGCACGGATAAAGCGAAGCCTGCATCGCGCACATCAAGTAAAGCCAAACCTGCTGCTGAAAAAAAACCACACAAGCAAACAAGTGAAAGAAAAAAGCCAGCCGTAGCAACAACGACTGTAGCAACTGAAAAATTACAGAAATTATTGGCGCGTGCGGGTTTTGGTTCACGCCGAGAATTGGAAACGTGGATTGCAGAAGGGCGCGTGACCATCAATGACAAAGTAGCCGGATTGGGTGATCGCGCAACTTTAAATGACAAAATTGGCGTGGACGGAAAGCCCATTTCTTCTACGCGTTTAGCTGGCCCGCGCGTGCGTGTGCTGCTGTATAACAAACCAATCGGCGAAATTTGCACACGCTCTGATCCTGAAGGTCGCCCAACCATTTTTGAACATTTGCCAACGCTAGAAAAAGGGCGCTGGATTGCTGTGGGGCGACTGGATATCAACACCAGTGGTTTGTTGATTCTGACTTCAGATGGTGAGTTGGCAAATAAATTAATGCATCCGAGTGCACAAATAGATCGTGAATATTTAGTGCGTGTGATGGGCGCAGTGGATAACGATATGCTGCAACGCCTGCGCGATGGTGTCGAGCTGGATGACGGCATGGCGCGATTTACGGATGTTGGACTTTTGCACAAAGACGAAAGCGAAAGCATTAACCGTTGGTACTGCTGTACTTTGATGGAAGGTCGCAACCGTGAAGTGCGTCGTATGTGGGAATCACAAGGATTGCGTGTTTCTCGGCTAAAGCGCGTGCGTTTTGGGCCTGTGACGCTGGCTAATAAATTACCCGAAGGGCGTTGGCAAGAATTAACGCCAGGTGAAATGGCAATTTTGTATCAGGAAGCTGGCTTACCCGTACCGCCTATATCCGCGCTAACGCCAGCTGACAAAGAAGTAATGAAACGCGAGCAGCGTAAACCTATGCGTTCTAGAGCTTCAGCAGAAAAAATCAGCGGTAGAAAACCGCGTAGAACGATCTAA
- a CDS encoding DUF934 domain-containing protein, with the protein MPEQRIIKDGTVVTSNWQQIEKDVTDIPQGEQLMLPYALWKTHYESVKDRKDIAIWFDSEDFTETEWTEQLQKLPLIAIHFPIFTDGRGFTTARMLRQRFNYTGDIRVFGHVLREQMCYLKRCGVSSFVLAEHINLEEAVESLNDFTEYYQCSVDQPQPLFRRM; encoded by the coding sequence ATGCCTGAGCAACGCATTATCAAAGACGGCACTGTTGTGACAAGTAACTGGCAACAGATTGAAAAAGATGTCACTGATATTCCTCAAGGTGAGCAATTAATGTTGCCTTACGCTTTATGGAAAACTCACTATGAAAGTGTAAAAGACCGCAAGGACATTGCTATTTGGTTTGATAGCGAAGATTTTACTGAAACCGAGTGGACTGAGCAGCTACAAAAGCTCCCGCTCATTGCCATCCATTTTCCTATTTTTACCGATGGCCGTGGCTTCACTACAGCGCGTATGTTGCGGCAACGCTTCAACTACACCGGCGATATCCGTGTTTTTGGTCATGTGTTGCGCGAGCAGATGTGTTACTTGAAGCGCTGTGGCGTCAGCAGCTTTGTACTGGCCGAGCACATCAATTTAGAAGAAGCCGTCGAATCATTAAATGATTTCACTGAATACTATCAGTGCTCAGTGGATCAGCCTCAGCCACTTTTTCGCAGAATGTAA